In one Cervus canadensis isolate Bull #8, Minnesota chromosome 22, ASM1932006v1, whole genome shotgun sequence genomic region, the following are encoded:
- the SEC61G gene encoding protein transport protein Sec61 subunit gamma — MDQVMQFVEPSRQFVKDSIRLVKRCTKPDRKEFQKIAMATAIGFAIMGFIGFFVKLIHIPINNIIVGG, encoded by the exons ATGGATCAGGTAATGCAGTTCGTTGAGCCAAGTCGGCAGTTTGTGAAAGACTCAATTCGGCTGGTGAAAAGATGCACCAAACCTGATAGAAAAG AATTCCAGAAGATTGCCATGGCAACAGCAATAGGATTCGCTATAATGGGATTCATTGGCTTTTTTGTGAAATTGATCCATATTCCTATTAATAACATCATTGT tgGTGGCTGA